The sequence aactaaagcaccccttgaTGGATATAATATAACACtaattttaattactattttgttgcaaatcctttgcaTTGGATGACACAAGCAAATCACTTAGGCATAGAagatattaagttttttatctTGTCTTGcaatattccttcccaggctattttaacggcttgaaataaatcgtgaaaatttccgatccttatttcggcaattttcacgttttattttcatattaacaatatccctcaagttctcaataggattgatatTGGGGGATTGAGGAGTCCAATGAATAACTTGAATATTATTGCTCTGTAGccaaatcttaaaaattgctgaggtgtgcttaggatctttatcctgttggaagctccctttAAGTgtcatctcttcactggcataaggcaaaATTACATCTTTCATTATATCACGGTACATAAAATGATCCATAATctcattaattttatgaattggccCAATTACTTGACCAGAAAAtcaaccccagaccattacattgcctcctccatgtttagtTGTTCATTtacaatacttaggattcagtctttctcctttggtctgcgtacacgccttattccatcggaactttttaagttgtatttggattcgtcagtgaacagtactgtcttccaTTTTTGGACAATCTAGTCGATCTGCGCTTTGGCAAACTacagtctagctttcttgttcttagctgatataatgggtttttttgctggtcgtcaacTGAATAATCCGACTTATACTACTCTTcaacggattgttctttcgctaacgcataatcttaagCATGTTCATACTTGACTAGATTATGCCGTAGGATCTTTTtgaattgctcttttgatcaaggaatcataatatcgtaTTTATTTTCGCGGACGTCCTCCAGAATGCACCGTTGATATGCGACCAGTCTGCAATAACTTTGAAATGAGCCTGAAaaaaactgatctgttaattgaatattatttactcaattcatgtcgtgataagcccgtcttccagtcttcaataacattatttttaaattcactggagtactttttccatgccattgtttttattacaataaactgtataaaacttaaatcatACACACTACgcctttctttatttttatcttctggaatttttaagtccattcttTGTCAGTCCGGTCAACTCACAATGCAAATATACAGTAGcgtaatcaaatttttaaacatcttataagagggtgcttttgttttgtccgttgcgttttgtgtttttatatgatttatcattttaaattaattgttcataaaattatcttttactaaatgaatgttatatgaacattaacaatataagttaataaaatatatacaaatcagaattcaaaaagcattttttatccaaaaaattatgttttgaaaaaatctattgagggggtgctttagttatggccaatactgtaggtgtgtatgtacattgcccactttcagcttacagcatcctaaatttatcaagaacacaaaaaacaacaacaacgccaaacgaaacagaacaccaaaagaaaaaacaaaatacgcaaggcaatgaaaccaacacatatccaaacatacgtttaattgtataaaaaacaacaacaacgccaaaagaaacaaaacacaaaagaaaaacaaaatacgcaaagcatgcacattcaaacatacgatttgttgattttttgtcaaaaaaaccaacacacaaccaaacaaaagttcccagcgggaaaaaatgataggacttcaatttgtaggccttctaaagggcatacttacacattctaaaagatccgatactcattccaccctgcctgctcttagaaggtgttcaagaagccctatgaatccccttctaataacaagtgagcttgttggctgccaacagcccatcataagtaggccttctctcagccttctaacagcagcgagtatgcaaggccttggctcgcaatgacacgccgtgtaaaattgaaatgattttgcaatgcggcaaaatgattttgcaagtccttgtgtctgcaaaatgaggcatttaggaaggcctctttactgcatctttttcccgctgggtttagttgtataaaaaacaacaacaacgccaaaagaaacaaaacacaaaaaaaaaaacaaaatacgcaatgcttgcacatccaacctacgttttgttgcttttttgtcaaagcatgcaatacattgtgttttttgatgaaattttcagaggttgtctcggatttttgctcatatctccgttatttatggacggattttgctgattttaaatagcaaaattctcgaaagtatgtctgacagaattgttgaagatttggatcccggagatatctggggccttcagaaaattgatttcaacagacagacggacagacagtcagacagacggacatggcttaatcgactccgctatctataaggatccagaatatatatactttatagggtcggaaatgaaaaatgtagaaattacaaacggaatgacaaacttatatatacccttctcacgaagctgaagggtataaaaatatcctTCTGCGTGTTATCCCGGACAATTTCcccaatttaaataataatttcatttgtTAAAAACGGATGTCGCGTTACAAAGTTATTCAATCCCGAACATTgctaatttttcataaaaatttccgACTTTACAgggttttaaaatatgaaccgTGTAAGGTCTGGCTCTAGTTAtataattattacaatttattctGATAAACAATAAGagtaattccaaaattttttttacaaatttagtgCATGCGAAGGGAAAATCAATTGCGTGTCTATAGCACTTTAATGCGAGTGGAACAAAATCGAAATGATGAATTAACTGTTCAACTTAAAAGAACTCTGGATAATTTAAAAAGCAAAACAGCATTCTGTGAATCCACTTCAATGAAGTTGTCCAATTTTAAGGTGAACAAAGCCATTTTAGAGCAAGAACTAAAAACTAGATACGAGGAATATGATGCTCTACATGAAGTTTTGGTACAAACCAAAACACAACTTTTCCGATCCATGATGGAACAAAGAAATTTGCAATCGGAACTTTGCAAGGAACAACGGTCTGTTCAATCATTGCAATGTCACAAAAATATGCTCCTAAAACAGGTAGAACatgtttatttgcaattaaataaatttatatggtaGTGTTTCATTGTTTTTTAGATCTGTGAACTCAATACGGAACATCGAAAAGTAGAAgaacattttgtaaaacaattgaAAGATAAAGACTGTGAAGTTATTGAAGCCAAACAGTTGGTGAGGAAAAGTCAAGAACCATTAATTGGTGTTCCAAAGTAGGATTTCCGTTGGCCTATTTCACTTCATATTCACTATAcatcatttcatttttattaatatttttcagaagttttaattatttaattaatccaAAGAAAGTTTCTGACAATATAGATAAGAACTTACGATTGGAACAACAAGAACATCCCAATAGTCCTCTAAGTCGTCGTTTAGGCATGTACTTGTCTCGCTTTTTGGAATATCCAAAATATACCTTGCATCGTGTCCACACTTTAACCTACTACCTATTGCCTGCCATGCCCCAACCATTGCCAAAAAcagcatttaaaaataaatttagttgatACTTTAATCAATTACTAAATGttatataatatacatacatatttatgtatgttttataTTCGTCAGTATTTGTAATGTGTAAATCTGTATTTGGTTTAGATATTACAGATTATCTTGCAAAGTACTTGATTTCTGAAAATAAGTTCAGAAAATAAGTTATTTGCTGATCTGTAATATCATAGacctcaaaataaaaatcaatttaaagaaaatattaaaatagcgTTATTCACAATTAGAGAATTTGGACTGGTATTGTTGTAGAAGAGCATATAACTCTTTGCGGATGGGTGgtcagtttactaaccacattttctatagcctttaaaacatagtttattggaatatattgccattttgctaaacaattatattttttgaagtcatcgtttatgattttttcccGTCAGGGTGCtgtggttagataaatatattaatttgaaaatattttaaaaatcattccacaaaaaaccttggaatggggtggttttttgtttttttttcttattttttataataaactaagtgttttttataataaactaagtGTTTccggttttaaattgagtaactaattcttaagtaaattaattattcactatttttaaattatttataacaaattgtattatacatcaagctctatcaacgttgcagAATCTTTGcttgacaatgatatcaaaataacaaatattttattctgtaccttttattttcattggttcaagtcataagttaaaaattttgaaagatttgtttttagaattgtaatttcttgcagtaatatttatatatttatagaaggagctatcggaacactcatctgcagtgatcgaaagtccccttgtctttagttatttgtcgaatttctgaaacaaTACAATTATTGTCAGtcgttattatttatttaaatttgaaattatggataatttttagcaattaaataaatttaaatatatgtatatgaacatttattcgttttattcgattattctacatacaattgttcgaattattcgttattcgaaaatggtcatttttaaattgttggaataattattcgtaataaattattcgattaatcgaacgatcattagtcgaatgaataccctactaggtactctgttcaaaatttcgtgcgaaactACATAtaagcggtattcactgttaagtgcgaatggtcattgcaaatgcaaaattttaccgtaatccaataacaaaatacacacaaaaacatttacaattttgcatttgcaatgatgcaataccattcgcacttaatactgaactccgctataaaatatttggaatgaaatatatgcgaaataacccagcaaaaactttacttacttagtaaagcttagtactctgttcatatctGCGAAAaactatggttttttcatgcgaaaaattttacatgctgtttgacagttcgtgcgaaagaagtgctgcgtatgttatttcgtgtggaaaaataaggttgccagatgtatttcacatgttttccacaataaaaacagagtactgcttttgcgaaattatttcgcatatatttcattccaaatatttcacatgtagtttgacagcatttcgcacgaaattttgaacagagtacctagcttaagccagcaagtaacattggagccaaggcataactacttattatttgactgaaacactacttatctttgttcgagatttttaaaaaattcatgggtcaagcttacaaatgtacttacaataaaaaaacacaaaaaatattgccttgtgtgggaatcgaacagtcgcattatttgcttgtgtttgatagtcaagctgctaactcactgctccatgtacgagttattttattgtaagttaacaatagttttaacatcaacatataaatgaatatgatatgaacaaacaaattaatggctttgacaggtggcgaaccactaacctcccgttttccagtcaaacacactagatagctgtgctaaatgcaaaagttcattaccagcctgtataaaaataagtacttattctagtaaataaaataatgtgctgggtaaccaccactccttacaaaagaatgcatgaaataactagttgtctttacaaaaattcacaaaattgttgctggtaatttcgcaaaagcagtaatctgttttttattgtggaaaacatgtgaaatacatttTTCCACACGAACATTTTTCATACGACgcagtaaattaataaagtagcgacagtactacaacatttacagaaacaacaggtactttgtttttgttaaaaggtaagtgaactgtcaaagttgccagttgttgtttttgcttgtgggtttgttgaatttttcgccacaacaaccacaagtgaattgacagttcagactgaataaaaaaaatagtcagctgttctactgagtctactttattaatttactttgatacgcagcacttctttcgcacgaaattaaaaccaacagctagctgtcaaacagcatgtaaaatgtttcgcattaaaaaaaataaaattttaaatcataaaaggaataattttaaatcataaaagcctttaaaagaaaacataaaataatcaaaaattttaaaaatattttgttttacttccCATATAATTgatttcataggctgatcaaaattatctatcatatgccttttaaattttttgattatgtGAATGCGTCCTTCTtgcaaataataacaaaattcgaacacaaatttaaagatttaattTGAGAACTAGAGCAATTGTGAAGGATGTATGGAAGATTAGTGTGggccttaataaacgaaagttggattttggccattctcacccccaatttggtgaacattagtaaaaaaatcatcctgaaaaaaatttaggtaaatCGGCTGGAGTTAACACGTGctcgcaagccctctgaagttttgagatgcatttacaaggggaaaaatgtatttttttcagtttttgtaaaaatttattaaaaaattactgttgcaatttaatttaaataaatagaaatgtgtacCCCACTGTGCGACGATATTATGACACAttcatattatataaaaaataaaagccaTCAATACATATCATTAgatagaaataatttttctctgtgtagttatTGTTGGAGAGTTTGACTGTGACAATTAAACACAGCCTTTATTGTTGGGTTCGTGTCTAtgatagtttattttatttctaaagaCGCCATCTAGAGGTATGTAGTAAAGCTACAACATTTAATATGTAACCAATTTGGACAGTGTTAAAAAACCACAATTTAAgaagcagtagcaacgaaaaaacacaaatatttggGATACATCAAAAACGGATTGaaagtagtttttaaatttaattggattttgttacttcctttttctatttttgattaaaaattgttttactacttttttcttaaaatgttacCACACTAACACGATTCATAGGTGTTAGTGTggtaacaaaactaaaaaaatacctAAAACAAATTAAGCGTATCATtaactaatttgtttttatgttgaaaGAGTTAATACgtatctttaaatttataattgtatATAACGTTAATAATTTCCTTGCAAATAATGAAATAACTTTGTATACACAGAGAACACGATCTtcctgttagcaacacgaacatctgagacgaataaaaacaaatgaatttttcaaacactctcgaaacaacaacattttcatTGTTacctcaataaaacaaaaaacactttaattgatttacaattagagatgccaaacggggaatctcgttcccgaaaatcccggggttttcgggattttttaattttaaatcccgagattttccaaatcccgtttttcataaataaatgggggaaattgtaatttttgtgtgccattttcatgcattttgacattatACATAcccgcaaagtgatgttcagcaaaatTGTTAAGcccaactcctgctacaacatagttaataaaagaaagcggtatttttggttttccttgagtggggctctggaaatTCATTCTTCACCTGTtttatataagttatttaacaaaactcaatttaaatcctcttcaaacgaaattgattttatctcagatgaggagctcgaataaaattaaaatattccgATTGCTCAAaagctaaaagatattattaataaatgttaagaacccaaaataacaacaagtaacgctgtgccgaatcttatatacccttcaccaaattatactttaaaataaatttttttaaatatttttaggtaaacaaaatttaattttttttttaaattattttttcgaaattgttttttaaaatttttatttattgggaaaaaaatgtatgacaaaaaaaattttttgatgaaaaaaaaattcgggtcaaaaaatagttttgccgattttgacccattgtaggtccaacttactatagccttatctacatcgttgcaatggactttgaaatatctatcattagatatccatattgtctatattaatgacttagtaatccatatatagatcaaaaataggtcaaaaatcgaggttgtcccggtttttttctcatatctccgttatttatggacggattttgctgatttgaaatagcaaacttctcgaaagcatgtctgacagaattattgatgatttggatcccgaagatatctggggtcttcagaaaatttatttcaactaacagacagacagacggacatggcttaatcgactccgctatctataaggatccagaatatatatactttatagggtcggaaattgaaaatgaagaaattacaaacggaatgacaaacttatatatacccttctcacgaaggtgaagggtataataacgaAACCAATtttaatgtagatttgcaacttgcaaaagaaataaatcattttatttctgaaggaacaagaggattTGCAGATTTGtttttgccaatgtgaaagatgtttttcgtcagcagcatatgtcgaaaaaaaatttcgttccagaatggcagatggAACCATAGATGCCATAGTATGCTTTTTAGtatctaattaaaattaattgctaaagaaaaaatttactgtcaattgtaaagacataattataattacatattacatatacatatgtacgtttctttcttataattttcgggattttagattacccgaaaatcccgaaaccccgggtcgggatttcgggattcagtcccgattagcatctctatttACAATACTTTATTCTGATTCAGTCGTTtttcaaaatctgttttatggttttttcaaaACGCCCAAATAAAACCTTACTGTAATACGTTTTAAAGCGCAATTACTCACAGTCTCTCTCTAAAAAGTGTACAAATTCCAATGAATGGaatctttttaataaagtaaataatgaaccaatttttacttcaaatcaTATTTAATGCTCAATTGTTTTGTTCAGACTTCAAGTTCATTGTCAAGTATTTCATACACACATATTTACGACACATTTGCCAACCATCCGTAGATCGCTAAAACAAATACTCTATGTACAGTGTCGATTAAAACTGAAACTGGTTAAGCGTGATATATTTGAGATTGTGTCAATTTTGTTGtaatattttgttcttaaatctGAGAATTTTTAATGTTATGCATTTTTCtgataaaatatgtttaaaagaattttatatgtaaatagttGTCATCAGTTATGttgttaagttttatttatgcaataacatgtttttttaaacatatctgttaaagaaattttatacagggattttctaaaaaaattcaaatatacatAGGTACGtacataataatattattacaaatccaataattcccaaaaatattttcaaaattaataaaaaaaagaataatttttaagatttgttAGCAATATCTACCATATACTAcaaccaaatttatttaaaatatattgacgCATACATAACAGAATTTAGATGTTGGTTCCATCTATTCGATTGAAGAAAATAAGACTTAAAATGGAATATTATATGTTTACAATAAGACATGttgcataaaaaatgtattaaacaacatatgggcatttccccTGAATGGTCTACCAgggtagaaaaataaaatgttgataatcatcgtgttttattttttataattataaaaaaacagtcTATGTTTTTATAATAGAATAGTTTCATAACAAATCTCAActgttttaattgagaaatttggGCTGGAAactggaaaattttatattttctttttaagctagttctaaagacatttttatatttaattattttacatgtaaaaaatatattatgtttgCACTCTTCTTCAAAATCACTCTATTACAATCAATTAAGAAGAGAAAAGTGTAAGGAGaacaaaaaaagttcgattaacggttaattttAATCGTATGTTCGCGAccgaaaacataattttattgtaattgctttgcattaAACGTCAACTGGAGCCAGACAGAACCCATTTTAATTAAGTTCGGTGCCactaatttgtaaataaaaattaaattctgggttacaattaaataaagttttttttatttgcaaaatttcgtACGTTCGTGACcgtaagtaattttttttcataaataatgcatttattttcttaacacGTATCAGAATGATGCATTGATATTCTGTAACTCAGAATAACTTTCTGAATCGATCTGAAACGATGTTcgtccatccgtctggctgGATGTCCATGTAATCCTTGTGCGcatagtacaggtcgcaattttgaagatatttcgattaaatttggtacatataatttttttcgacccaagaacgaagcctgttgactgaaatcgatccattatttcacatagcctccatacaaatgtcctcccgaaattggactttatcggtcataaatgtttaatttatataggtatatacacaaataacgttccaaataagatttatatataccgaattcatgtcaccaaattgtgttacgatcggtccataattagtcattgctcccatatagacccgcttccgaaaatcactttaacgtacataaatcgcttaaaaatgttggtataaacacaaaattcaacatagtaaactttcatatagacataaatcacatgacctaatttcatggtgatcggtccataattggtcatagctcccatataaggcccactaaaaaaattactcacgaatataaattattgaatttttaaaacaaaaatgtgacttagtgtagggtattatatggtcgggcttgaccatactttcttacttgtttgttaaggaaatttgaagatatttatgagaaaatgcacggtgataataataaaaaaaacatatggaaaaatcaTACGGTCGCGACCCGTACGTGCGCGACCGGTACTTaagccaattaaacaaaaaccaatagagatattttattgcGTAAATACCGGATATAGACCTACATTAgtacacttttaaaataaattaatcgcttTTAAATATTGCGTTCCTTTTcgcagattttttcatttcactACTGTCAGCTAAAGTTTACTTCTATTTTGCGTACGTTCGTTACCACATGTTTATAACTATCATTATGAAAACGTAAAGTCGATGGAATACATCTTTTGTATTCATCATAGAGCTACCAAAATACTATCGAATCGCAAAAAAAATGCtaggaaaagtattttttctacATTCTTTGGACATCAAAGAATGTGACCccaggaaatgcccatattcattttattttattttgattttaaacttttgcTCGCCTCTGTACATGTACATTTTGAGACCATACTGTAAACTTAGTAATATtttcatagagaattatacatagagacgactagcatcccagcagttaaacaagtagtcaatgtatcaaTTATaggcagtaattgtcactaatgtcctatgacttggctgactccaatttatatattttggggcATTTagcacgtatgtgctctttgtagtacaGAGAGacgacaattggttactttatacattccagGTAAACTACCGTAAAGACAACTGTCACTTAAGTgtttctaagtaatctggatagtagttactttaaacgttttgtgattATTTCGTACAGactggttttatataaattgtgttgatataattctcatacagtttatttttatttttaattaagtatactgatatcccatgtaacatagcgtgaagtcaatagtcactttagtgtatgTTAGTAAactatagtgaagtcactttaaactttaattttgtactgcactttaaaaagtatttattttacccaccaa comes from Calliphora vicina chromosome 2, idCalVici1.1, whole genome shotgun sequence and encodes:
- the LOC135950520 gene encoding uncharacterized protein LOC135950520; this encodes MNFNHVNANLRSEYCIVCNDESFGDWCLNCASCPNRHDIRIVAGLKIFSFIILQAWRKRRNELKQLKQSMEDIKKSCMRRENQLRVYSTLMRVEQNRNDELTVQLKRTLDNLKSKTAFCESTSMKLSNFKVNKAILEQELKTRYEEYDALHEVLVQTKTQLFRSMMEQRNLQSELCKEQRSVQSLQCHKNMLLKQICELNTEHRKVEEHFVKQLKDKDCEVIEAKQLVRKSQEPLIGVPKSFNYLINPKKVSDNIDKNLRLEQQEHPNSPLSRRLGMYLSRFLEYPKYTLHRVHTLTYYLLPAMPQPLPKTTTVPDSQAALRALSSYEVRSGVVMDCWTSLNELGAYNELTLCWVPGHEGHAGNERADCLANKGDRRSFIGPERIRSWVE